A window of the Deltaproteobacteria bacterium genome harbors these coding sequences:
- the alaS gene encoding alanine--tRNA ligase, giving the protein MSKTTANEIRENFLKYFEGKGHLRVRSSSLIPAEDPTLYFTNAGMVQFKEYFTGAKPPPAPRATSSQKCLRVSGKHNDLENVGRTARHHTFFEMLGNFSFGDYFKKEAIRYGWEFLTEVMKLPKEKLWITVYEKDDEAEALWQKEVGIPKKRILRFGEKDNFWSMGETGPCGPCSEIHYDHGEKFGCDKPTCGVGCECDRFMEIWNLVFMQYERGADGSMRPLPKPSIDTGMGLERLAAVVQGVHSNYDSDLFIPLIQEIARFSGKKYGVSEEVNVSIRVLADHIRATTFLIADGVHPSNEGRGYVLRRIMRRAIRHAKILGQDKPFFYRFVSKVVEEMKGAYPEVEREQKGIERIVHAEEEKFLETLGKGLQMIEEELAKVKKTREHVLSGDVVFKLYDTYGFPIDLTELIAQEHKLDIDMAGFERLMEGQRERGRKAWKGSTSLPAASYQEVLKETSCAFIGYEELEGRSQVVALVREGKRLSTVSRGEEADLVTIETPFYPEGGGQVGDQGIFLGKGLKGIVLNTQKMTGGLILHRIRLEEGILKEGDEINLVVNREHREGAMHHHSATHLLHSALREILGAHVRQAGSLVTPNRLRFDFSHFEAVPQGSLREIEDLVNRKIVENLKVAQETLPYDEAIKKGALAFFEEKYGDRVRVISMGDFSIEFCGGTHVSETGEIKLLKVTGESSVAAGIRRVEAVVGQEALKKLQQLEDQISQMATKLKVSPAQLAEKIEKLVDQVKRLEKELENQKKRGPVGEAEETIQEIKGVKLMFLKTEIDAKGLRDLSDQKIQKLGSGVALLGGVEGERISVILRVSKDLTGRLDAGKLLKEIAGGVGGSGGGRPDMAQGAIPKDKWDEVVKRLLDSI; this is encoded by the coding sequence ATGAGCAAAACTACTGCCAATGAAATTCGCGAAAATTTTTTAAAATATTTTGAAGGAAAAGGGCATCTTCGTGTTCGCAGTTCTTCGCTGATTCCTGCCGAGGATCCTACTCTCTATTTTACGAATGCCGGGATGGTTCAGTTCAAGGAATATTTTACAGGGGCGAAACCTCCTCCGGCCCCACGCGCCACCTCGTCACAGAAGTGTCTTCGTGTCTCCGGAAAGCACAACGATCTGGAAAATGTGGGGAGAACTGCCCGTCATCACACCTTCTTCGAGATGCTCGGGAATTTTTCATTCGGCGATTATTTCAAAAAAGAGGCGATTCGTTATGGCTGGGAATTTCTGACAGAGGTGATGAAACTCCCCAAAGAGAAGCTCTGGATCACCGTTTATGAGAAGGATGATGAAGCGGAAGCTCTTTGGCAGAAGGAGGTGGGGATTCCGAAGAAAAGGATATTGCGATTCGGTGAAAAGGATAATTTTTGGTCGATGGGGGAGACGGGGCCTTGCGGTCCCTGTTCGGAGATTCATTACGATCATGGAGAGAAATTTGGTTGTGACAAGCCGACCTGTGGGGTGGGGTGCGAATGCGACCGTTTCATGGAGATCTGGAATCTCGTCTTCATGCAATATGAAAGGGGTGCCGATGGGTCAATGAGGCCTTTGCCCAAACCCTCTATCGATACCGGCATGGGTTTGGAGAGGCTTGCTGCGGTGGTGCAGGGTGTGCATTCCAATTACGACAGCGATCTTTTTATACCACTCATTCAGGAGATCGCCCGTTTCTCCGGCAAGAAATACGGCGTGTCTGAAGAGGTCAATGTTTCGATACGGGTCTTGGCCGATCATATCCGCGCGACTACCTTTTTGATCGCCGACGGGGTTCATCCCTCGAATGAAGGGCGTGGTTACGTGCTTCGACGGATTATGAGACGTGCGATTCGACATGCGAAGATTCTGGGGCAAGACAAGCCGTTCTTTTATCGGTTCGTTTCAAAAGTTGTCGAGGAGATGAAGGGGGCTTATCCTGAAGTGGAAAGAGAACAAAAGGGGATTGAACGAATCGTTCATGCAGAGGAGGAGAAGTTTTTGGAAACCTTGGGTAAGGGACTTCAGATGATTGAAGAAGAACTCGCGAAGGTCAAAAAGACGCGGGAGCATGTCCTGTCTGGCGACGTCGTCTTCAAACTTTACGATACCTATGGATTTCCGATCGATCTGACCGAACTGATTGCCCAGGAACACAAGCTCGATATCGACATGGCCGGTTTTGAACGGCTCATGGAGGGGCAGAGGGAGAGGGGACGCAAGGCCTGGAAGGGTTCGACATCTCTTCCGGCTGCCTCTTATCAAGAGGTTCTCAAAGAGACCTCTTGTGCCTTCATCGGGTACGAGGAGCTCGAGGGGAGGTCACAAGTGGTTGCCCTCGTCAGGGAGGGGAAACGCCTCTCGACAGTTTCGAGAGGAGAAGAGGCGGATTTGGTCACGATAGAAACTCCTTTCTATCCAGAGGGGGGAGGGCAGGTCGGTGATCAGGGGATCTTTCTCGGGAAGGGATTAAAAGGAATTGTTTTGAATACCCAGAAGATGACAGGAGGTCTTATTTTGCATCGAATTCGATTGGAAGAGGGGATTTTGAAAGAAGGGGACGAGATTAATCTCGTTGTGAATCGGGAGCATCGCGAGGGGGCGATGCATCATCATTCTGCAACACATCTGCTTCATTCTGCCCTTCGCGAGATTCTAGGGGCACATGTCCGTCAGGCCGGTTCCTTGGTGACTCCGAATCGTCTCCGTTTTGATTTCAGCCATTTTGAGGCGGTTCCTCAGGGTTCGCTTCGTGAGATCGAGGATCTCGTGAATCGAAAGATTGTCGAGAATTTGAAGGTCGCTCAGGAGACGCTGCCGTATGACGAGGCGATCAAAAAAGGGGCACTCGCCTTTTTTGAAGAAAAGTACGGTGATCGGGTCCGTGTGATCAGTATGGGTGATTTTTCCATAGAATTTTGCGGAGGGACTCATGTAAGTGAGACGGGTGAAATCAAGCTCCTGAAAGTCACAGGGGAGTCCTCTGTGGCGGCAGGGATCAGACGCGTGGAGGCGGTCGTGGGGCAAGAGGCGTTAAAAAAATTACAACAGTTAGAAGACCAGATTTCTCAGATGGCGACCAAGCTCAAGGTTTCTCCTGCCCAGCTGGCGGAAAAGATCGAAAAATTGGTCGATCAGGTGAAACGACTGGAGAAGGAGTTGGAGAATCAGAAGAAGAGGGGGCCTGTCGGAGAGGCGGAAGAAACCATTCAGGAGATCAAAGGGGTCAAGCTTATGTTCCTCAAGACAGAAATCGATGCGAAGGGGTTACGGGATCTGTCCGACCAAAAAATCCAGAAGTTGGGGTCAGGAGTTGCTCTCCTCGGCGGAGTCGAGGGGGAAAGGATCTCGGTCATCCTGCGTGTCTCAAAGGATCTGACCGGTCGTCTTGATGCCGGAAAACTCTTGAAAGAGATTGCCGGGGGCGTCGGTGGTTCCGGCGGCGGCCGTCCCGATATGGCGCAGGGAGCGATTCCTAAAGACAAATGGGATGAAGTCGTTAAAAGGCTTTTAGACTCAATTTAA
- a CDS encoding enoyl-CoA hydratase/isomerase family protein, which yields MFHDILYKSGSGIATITLNRPEKLNAFRSQTIVELTTALARAIKDRAVGVIVITSAGGKAFCVGGDISEMKDLNRKKGRIFVQKLLRLSKIFLTSPKPIIAKVNGYCLGGGNEIQLFCDLTIASEKSIFGQTGPKVGSAPLWGGTQILPFLVGLKKAHEIIYLCRQYAAREAMEIGLINQVVPEISLDAIVERTCQEILEKGPQSLALARQALHEGLWPRLAKDLKKLGKIYGTPEVKEGMNAFLEKRPPNFSKFRSHHE from the coding sequence ATGTTCCACGACATCCTCTATAAATCGGGATCCGGCATCGCGACGATCACGCTGAATCGCCCCGAAAAACTGAATGCCTTCCGAAGCCAGACGATCGTTGAACTCACGACGGCCTTGGCACGCGCCATCAAAGACCGCGCTGTTGGCGTGATCGTGATCACCAGCGCCGGAGGAAAGGCGTTTTGTGTCGGCGGCGATATCAGTGAGATGAAGGATCTCAACCGAAAAAAGGGACGCATCTTCGTCCAAAAACTTCTGCGGCTCTCGAAGATCTTTTTGACCTCACCCAAACCGATCATTGCGAAGGTCAACGGTTATTGTCTTGGCGGTGGGAACGAGATCCAGCTCTTCTGCGACCTCACGATCGCGAGCGAAAAATCGATCTTTGGTCAGACCGGCCCGAAGGTCGGAAGCGCTCCGCTCTGGGGAGGAACACAAATCCTGCCGTTTCTGGTCGGGCTCAAAAAAGCCCATGAGATTATCTATCTCTGTCGGCAGTACGCCGCGCGTGAAGCGATGGAGATCGGTTTGATTAACCAAGTCGTCCCCGAGATCTCACTCGATGCAATTGTGGAAAGAACCTGTCAGGAGATTCTGGAGAAAGGACCGCAATCCCTTGCCCTTGCCCGACAGGCGCTCCACGAAGGACTATGGCCTCGACTGGCAAAGGACCTTAAAAAACTGGGGAAAATTTACGGGACCCCAGAGGTCAAAGAAGGGATGAACGCGTTTTTGGAAAAGCGACCGCCGAACTTCTCAAAATTCAGATCTCATCATGAGTGA
- a CDS encoding 3-oxoacyl-ACP reductase FabG, with the protein MAKLKNKTAIVTGGAQGIGRAIAKRLIDEGAQVALFDLKPDVGETTAREIGALFLKTDCTKKTDVDSSVAKVIEKFGKIDILVNNIGWALPTFFIEENEAYWDKVIAVNSKTQLLTTQAVLKDMSQRKGGKIVNISSDAGRVGQMQGVVYSLCKAGVIGFTKALAREVARYQISVNCICPGPTDTQLYEEAINPKVKETFVQIIPFRRIAKPEEIAAGVAFFCSPDADYVTGQVMSVSGGLTMGG; encoded by the coding sequence ATGGCAAAACTAAAAAACAAAACCGCTATTGTCACCGGTGGGGCCCAAGGGATCGGACGAGCGATCGCAAAGCGCCTGATCGATGAGGGGGCCCAGGTTGCACTCTTCGATCTGAAACCGGATGTTGGGGAGACGACAGCACGAGAGATTGGCGCCCTTTTTCTCAAGACAGATTGCACAAAAAAGACAGACGTTGACTCAAGCGTCGCCAAGGTGATCGAAAAGTTTGGGAAGATCGATATTTTGGTGAATAACATCGGCTGGGCACTCCCCACATTCTTCATTGAAGAAAATGAGGCGTATTGGGACAAGGTGATTGCCGTAAATTCCAAGACACAGCTGCTCACGACACAGGCGGTGCTGAAAGATATGAGCCAACGCAAGGGAGGCAAGATCGTTAATATCTCTTCTGACGCCGGTCGCGTCGGCCAGATGCAGGGGGTCGTCTATTCCCTCTGCAAGGCGGGGGTGATCGGTTTCACGAAGGCACTCGCGCGTGAGGTCGCTCGTTATCAGATTAGTGTCAATTGCATCTGCCCAGGCCCGACCGACACCCAGCTCTACGAAGAGGCGATCAACCCGAAGGTGAAGGAAACATTTGTGCAGATTATTCCCTTTAGACGAATCGCAAAACCAGAAGAGATCGCAGCCGGAGTCGCCTTCTTCTGCTCACCGGATGCTGATTACGTCACCGGACAGGTGATGTCAGTCTCGGGCGGACTGACGATGGGGGGATAA
- the recA gene encoding recombinase RecA — protein sequence MEPTTNKQKALSNTISTIEKQFGKGAIMRLGKEEIAKDIETISTGSLGLDLALGVGGLPKGRIVEIFGPESSGKTTLALQVVANAQKKGGIAAYVDAEHALDMQYAKKLGVNAEDLLVSQPDNGEQALEIVDMLVKSGAVDCIVIDSVAALVPKAEIEGEMGEPQMGLQARLMSQALRKLTANVARAKTMVIFINQLRMKIGVMFGNPETTTGGNALKFYSSVRLDIRRIGALKNGDQIVGNRTRVKVVKNKVAPPFKEVEFDIVYGQGTSRVGELLDLSEQFQVIERTGAWYTYRGEKVGQGRDNAVLFLKENREIAQRIEKDLATKHGATTTEATPVLEKGVVREKRKMAV from the coding sequence ATGGAACCAACCACCAACAAGCAAAAGGCGCTATCCAATACAATCAGCACGATCGAAAAACAGTTCGGAAAAGGGGCAATCATGCGGTTGGGGAAGGAGGAGATTGCGAAGGATATTGAGACGATCTCGACCGGCTCTCTGGGGCTCGATCTGGCGTTAGGTGTTGGTGGACTTCCGAAGGGGCGGATCGTCGAGATTTTTGGACCGGAGTCCTCCGGAAAGACGACGCTGGCGCTTCAGGTCGTCGCGAATGCCCAGAAAAAGGGAGGAATTGCTGCTTATGTCGACGCCGAGCATGCGCTCGATATGCAGTACGCCAAGAAGTTGGGTGTGAATGCTGAGGATTTGCTCGTCTCCCAGCCGGACAATGGCGAACAGGCGCTTGAGATTGTCGACATGCTCGTGAAGAGTGGGGCGGTTGATTGTATTGTCATCGATTCTGTCGCGGCGTTGGTTCCCAAGGCGGAGATCGAGGGGGAGATGGGGGAGCCACAGATGGGGCTTCAGGCACGACTCATGAGTCAGGCGCTTCGAAAGTTGACGGCGAATGTCGCCCGGGCCAAGACGATGGTTATCTTTATTAACCAACTCCGGATGAAGATCGGTGTGATGTTTGGAAATCCGGAGACAACCACAGGGGGGAACGCCCTAAAGTTTTATTCCTCAGTCCGTCTCGATATCCGGCGGATCGGTGCCCTCAAGAATGGGGACCAGATCGTCGGAAACCGCACCCGTGTGAAGGTGGTGAAGAACAAGGTCGCCCCTCCATTCAAAGAGGTGGAGTTTGATATCGTTTACGGACAGGGGACCTCACGGGTCGGCGAGCTTCTCGATCTCTCCGAACAGTTTCAGGTCATCGAGAGGACCGGGGCCTGGTACACCTACCGCGGTGAGAAGGTCGGTCAGGGACGAGACAATGCCGTTCTCTTTTTGAAGGAGAATCGAGAGATTGCCCAGAGGATTGAAAAAGATCTTGCAACAAAGCATGGGGCGACCACCACGGAGGCCACTCCAGTTTTAGAAAAAGGAGTTGTTCGAGAGAAGCGGAAAATGGCGGTCTAA
- a CDS encoding AMP nucleosidase → MKKQTSNLAKKKIARDMLERYTGSPLAAFRKQIILTNFDYYLKRFTELGDGKKSYGTAMRVSHSKKLDVSIIDFRIGAPSAALIIELISVIEPTAVLFLGMCGGLHRSLKVGDFILPMAAIRGEGASQHYMPIQVPALPTFKVQKFVSQIIVEKGFDYRTGVIHTTDYRFWEFDEGFKKKIYAERVIGIDMECASLFVSGFANKVPIGALLLVSDLPLTRSGIKTRKSARQVFKKYTDIHLDIGIHSMSEIAERGEHIRHYRW, encoded by the coding sequence ATGAAAAAACAAACCTCCAACTTGGCCAAGAAAAAGATCGCCAGAGACATGCTCGAACGCTATACCGGCAGTCCCCTAGCCGCCTTTCGGAAACAAATTATCCTGACGAATTTTGATTATTACCTTAAAAGATTCACTGAGCTTGGTGATGGGAAAAAGTCTTATGGCACTGCCATGAGGGTCAGTCACAGCAAGAAATTGGATGTTTCCATCATCGACTTCCGAATCGGCGCCCCTTCTGCCGCGCTCATTATTGAACTGATCAGCGTGATCGAACCAACCGCCGTCCTGTTTCTTGGCATGTGTGGGGGGCTTCATCGATCTCTGAAGGTCGGGGACTTCATCCTCCCGATGGCAGCGATCCGAGGTGAAGGGGCATCGCAACACTATATGCCGATACAGGTCCCAGCCCTTCCGACATTCAAGGTCCAAAAATTTGTCAGCCAAATCATCGTTGAGAAGGGGTTCGACTACCGAACTGGCGTGATTCATACGACCGATTACCGATTTTGGGAATTTGACGAGGGCTTTAAGAAAAAGATCTATGCCGAGAGGGTGATCGGTATCGATATGGAATGCGCCTCCCTCTTTGTCTCCGGTTTTGCGAATAAGGTCCCGATCGGTGCCCTTCTCCTCGTCTCAGACCTCCCGCTCACACGGTCAGGGATCAAGACTCGAAAATCGGCCCGTCAGGTTTTCAAGAAGTACACCGACATCCATCTGGATATCGGCATCCACTCGATGAGTGAGATTGCGGAGCGGGGGGAGCATATAAGACATTATCGGTGGTAA
- a CDS encoding competence/damage-inducible protein A, which yields MKIKIITTGDEILSGTILDTNFAWMAERLWGRGFELIGHLTVADDPHQIREALLGAAQEADVVIVTGGLGPTTDDITLEAAAEAFGLPLTLNATSLKEMEAHFKKIGHEMTPNNKRQAMLPKGGCRISNRVGTAPGCQIKYKDTEYFFMPGVPAEMKGQFEEFVLPILEKRAGQSFFLQKIFRCFGMAEADLDQALRESDLGPVRLSWRFLFPEILIKISTTEPKKGIDQIAHAEKLIREKVGAFIYAEGDETIERVIGRLLLEKKQTLSVAESCTGGLISNLLTNVPGSSGYFERGVVTYSNDSKLQILGIDLVLLQKFGAVSSEVATAMAERVRQISGTTYGIGVTGIAGPSGGTESKPVGTVHIAVAGPKETKERKYFWPRDRESFKLFAAHVALHKLRRMILTEL from the coding sequence ATGAAAATCAAAATCATCACGACTGGTGACGAGATTCTCTCTGGAACCATTCTCGATACCAACTTCGCCTGGATGGCAGAGCGGCTCTGGGGTCGTGGTTTTGAACTGATCGGTCATCTGACGGTTGCTGATGATCCGCATCAGATTCGTGAGGCATTGTTAGGGGCAGCTCAGGAGGCAGATGTTGTGATCGTGACGGGTGGACTCGGTCCGACGACAGACGACATCACACTCGAGGCGGCGGCGGAGGCGTTTGGTCTTCCGCTCACTTTGAATGCTACCTCCTTAAAAGAGATGGAGGCACATTTCAAAAAAATTGGTCATGAGATGACACCAAACAACAAACGGCAGGCGATGTTGCCGAAAGGGGGGTGTCGCATCTCCAATAGAGTTGGAACCGCCCCCGGCTGCCAGATTAAATATAAAGACACCGAGTATTTCTTTATGCCCGGTGTTCCTGCCGAGATGAAAGGGCAGTTCGAAGAGTTCGTTCTTCCTATCTTGGAAAAGAGAGCAGGGCAATCCTTCTTCTTGCAAAAAATCTTTCGCTGCTTCGGCATGGCCGAGGCCGATCTGGATCAGGCGCTTCGTGAGAGTGATCTTGGCCCTGTTCGATTGAGTTGGCGATTTCTCTTTCCGGAGATCTTGATCAAGATCTCAACCACTGAACCGAAAAAAGGAATCGATCAGATCGCCCACGCAGAAAAACTGATTCGCGAAAAGGTCGGGGCTTTTATTTATGCCGAGGGGGACGAGACGATTGAAAGGGTGATTGGGCGACTTCTTCTGGAGAAAAAGCAGACGTTGTCGGTTGCTGAGTCATGCACCGGTGGTCTGATTTCAAATCTGTTGACGAATGTCCCCGGCAGTTCCGGATATTTTGAGCGGGGTGTGGTTACGTATAGCAATGATTCGAAGTTGCAGATCTTGGGGATCGATCTCGTTCTCTTGCAAAAATTTGGTGCCGTTTCTTCGGAGGTTGCCACCGCGATGGCAGAGCGGGTGCGTCAGATCAGCGGGACGACGTACGGAATCGGTGTGACCGGCATTGCAGGACCTTCAGGAGGGACTGAATCTAAGCCAGTGGGGACTGTACATATCGCTGTGGCGGGACCGAAAGAGACCAAGGAGAGGAAATACTTCTGGCCGCGCGATCGCGAATCCTTCAAACTCTTTGCCGCGCATGTGGCACTGCATAAGCTGAGAAGGATGATTCTCACCGAGTTGTGA
- a CDS encoding phosphatidylglycerophosphatase A encodes MKRLILFFATGFGSGSLPYAPGTFGSLVGVLLYLLIKDLSYFSYLAALIAFSFFAAWVSAEAARQLGKKDPSEVVIDEVAGLCVTMAFVPFSWLHLIVGFALFRIFDVWKPYPCRLIQDRVSGGWGIVGDDLMAGVYANLILRIFNFFL; translated from the coding sequence GTGAAACGTCTTATCCTCTTTTTTGCGACCGGTTTTGGCAGCGGTTCCCTCCCTTACGCCCCTGGGACTTTTGGGAGCCTCGTCGGAGTTCTCCTCTATCTTCTCATTAAGGACCTCTCTTATTTCTCGTATTTAGCCGCCCTAATCGCCTTTTCATTTTTTGCCGCTTGGGTCTCGGCCGAAGCGGCGAGACAGCTTGGAAAGAAAGATCCGTCGGAGGTTGTGATTGATGAGGTCGCCGGCCTTTGTGTCACGATGGCCTTTGTTCCATTTTCCTGGCTGCATTTGATTGTTGGTTTCGCCCTCTTTCGCATTTTCGATGTTTGGAAACCTTATCCCTGTCGACTCATCCAAGACCGTGTTTCAGGAGGATGGGGAATTGTTGGAGACGATCTGATGGCGGGGGTGTATGCGAATCTGATTCTCCGAATTTTTAATTTCTTCTTATGA
- the bamD gene encoding outer membrane protein assembly factor BamD has protein sequence MKKKSILLIVMIIAACTKPPMLSTAKNAQEAYTECHEYTEANSYEKANQCFELLKSRFAGTTEAIEAEIEIADNYFRQKDYLVAAEAYKGFAKLHPAYNKIDYVYYRTGQSYLKESPKSIDRDQQYLDDAIHYFTLTMNDPASEHREIAREKWIESRKRLAARSFYIGRHYFRSEEYKAAIPRFEEVVRQYPYLGFDEEALYLLGRSYLKLGNKEKCQEILLVFEQHYPKSRFRKKLARRLS, from the coding sequence ATGAAAAAGAAATCGATTCTTCTGATCGTCATGATCATCGCGGCCTGCACGAAACCACCAATGCTCTCGACCGCTAAAAATGCTCAAGAGGCCTACACGGAGTGTCATGAATATACGGAGGCCAACAGCTATGAAAAGGCGAACCAATGCTTCGAGCTCCTGAAGAGCCGATTTGCCGGGACGACAGAGGCGATCGAGGCGGAGATCGAGATCGCGGATAACTATTTCAGGCAAAAAGACTACCTCGTCGCCGCTGAAGCATATAAAGGTTTTGCGAAACTCCATCCCGCTTATAATAAGATCGATTACGTTTATTACCGAACAGGGCAAAGCTATCTGAAGGAAAGCCCGAAGTCGATCGACCGCGACCAACAATATCTCGACGACGCGATCCATTATTTTACGCTTACGATGAATGACCCGGCGAGCGAACACCGCGAGATCGCGCGGGAGAAATGGATCGAATCAAGAAAACGTCTCGCCGCCCGCTCTTTTTACATCGGCCGGCATTATTTCCGCTCTGAGGAGTACAAGGCGGCGATTCCGAGGTTCGAAGAGGTAGTTCGTCAGTATCCTTATCTCGGTTTTGATGAAGAGGCGCTGTATCTCCTCGGCCGCTCTTATCTGAAGCTCGGGAATAAGGAAAAATGTCAGGAGATCTTACTGGTTTTTGAGCAACATTATCCGAAAAGCAGATTTCGAAAGAAATTGGCAAGGAGGCTTTCATGA
- a CDS encoding tetratricopeptide repeat protein — MNDLKQLVSSGRRYFESKNYMKAEQYFLRALKGGARYADVLNMLGVIYHQDGKFNNAISCFREAVRINPGYIEANLNLAVLLNDLGEYKEAKSLYQKLGGDTKSQSMNSVMRGKIANMHAAIADTYSGIGKLQEAIDEYKKALELCPTYKDIQTKLAICYRENNQKELALKELKQAIKSHPDYLPAKIQLGLTYFSKGEIKKAAFEWEGVLKKDKENSAAKMYLRICSKEAAA; from the coding sequence ATGAACGACCTGAAACAACTCGTCAGCTCTGGCCGAAGGTACTTCGAGAGCAAGAACTACATGAAGGCAGAACAATACTTCCTCAGGGCGCTCAAGGGGGGCGCCCGTTATGCCGATGTCCTGAATATGCTTGGTGTCATCTATCACCAGGATGGAAAATTCAACAATGCGATTAGTTGTTTCCGTGAGGCGGTCCGGATCAACCCAGGCTACATCGAGGCGAACCTTAACCTCGCCGTCCTCTTGAATGATCTTGGCGAGTATAAAGAAGCCAAATCGCTCTATCAAAAACTGGGGGGCGATACGAAATCGCAATCGATGAATTCCGTCATGAGGGGAAAGATCGCGAATATGCATGCCGCGATTGCCGACACCTATTCCGGAATCGGCAAACTTCAAGAGGCGATCGACGAATATAAAAAAGCGCTCGAGCTCTGTCCCACCTACAAGGATATCCAAACGAAGTTGGCGATTTGTTACAGGGAAAATAACCAGAAGGAGCTGGCCTTAAAGGAGCTGAAACAAGCGATCAAGTCTCACCCCGACTATCTTCCCGCCAAGATCCAACTGGGCCTTACCTACTTCTCAAAAGGAGAGATCAAGAAGGCAGCCTTTGAATGGGAGGGGGTCTTGAAGAAGGACAAGGAGAACAGCGCGGCGAAGATGTATCTGAGGATTTGTTCAAAAGAGGCAGCTGCTTAA
- the thpR gene encoding RNA 2',3'-cyclic phosphodiesterase: protein MNIRSFIAIDPSEFVLESLGEFLKKVDKNTQGVRWVHEGGIHLTLRFLGEIEEEIVIQVKERLIKVATQLPSFELMTKGIGFFPHISRPRIVWVGLDGEVERLQQLKSAVTMSVADLKIHPEEDRAFQPHLTLGRIRDSKALVGLVAIEEEGRKLRSEKFRVEELILYKSELTPKGARYTRLASFRLTGGN from the coding sequence GTGAACATTCGCTCCTTCATCGCGATCGATCCCTCGGAGTTTGTTTTGGAATCACTTGGGGAATTTTTGAAAAAGGTGGACAAGAATACACAAGGGGTTCGTTGGGTTCACGAGGGCGGAATCCATCTGACATTAAGATTTCTTGGTGAGATTGAGGAGGAAATAGTGATTCAGGTCAAGGAACGACTGATTAAAGTAGCAACCCAACTTCCCTCCTTCGAGCTGATGACAAAAGGGATCGGCTTTTTCCCACATATCTCTCGACCTCGAATCGTCTGGGTTGGGCTCGATGGGGAAGTTGAAAGGCTTCAACAACTGAAGTCAGCGGTGACGATGTCTGTCGCCGATCTTAAGATCCATCCTGAAGAGGATCGTGCATTTCAACCCCATCTGACATTGGGTCGGATCCGGGATTCGAAGGCGCTTGTCGGACTTGTCGCGATTGAGGAGGAGGGGCGAAAACTCCGATCGGAAAAATTTCGGGTGGAAGAGCTCATTCTCTACAAAAGTGAATTGACACCGAAGGGGGCCAGATATACGAGGTTAGCTAGTTTCCGTCTTACAGGGGGCAATTAA
- a CDS encoding BrnT family toxin: MYNRHTEFEFDAEKERRNVKTHGINFETAKEVFFDPEAVALEDIKHSGMEKRWHAIGRISDGRVITVWFTYREERIRLIGAAEFRKGRKIYEENKRTRFFKNETS; this comes from the coding sequence ATGTATAATAGACATACAGAATTTGAGTTTGATGCGGAAAAAGAGCGGAGAAATGTGAAAACGCATGGAATTAATTTCGAAACCGCGAAGGAGGTCTTTTTTGATCCTGAAGCTGTGGCTTTGGAGGACATTAAGCATTCTGGTATGGAGAAGCGATGGCATGCCATCGGCAGGATCTCTGACGGAAGGGTTATTACTGTGTGGTTTACTTATCGCGAAGAGCGGATTCGGCTGATAGGAGCCGCTGAATTCAGGAAGGGGAGGAAAATTTATGAAGAGAACAAAAGAACCAGATTTTTCAAAAATGAAACGAGTTGA
- a CDS encoding cyclase family protein, protein MSQLIDLSHTYTANMPVWPGDVEPQLTEISSVAKDGVCCHMVRSSLHVGTHIDAPMHMIADGKPLSEIPIDRFMGRGFLIDAREKTKIDTDLLEKSLIEKGDILLIHTGFDRKFGQPEYYETFPPITENFAHQVVERGVKMVGLDCPSPDYPPFLTHKILLGKEVLIIENMTGLENLIGVKNFEVIALPVRFESDGSPARVVARIS, encoded by the coding sequence ATGTCTCAACTAATCGATCTCTCACATACCTACACGGCGAACATGCCCGTTTGGCCGGGGGATGTCGAACCACAACTCACTGAGATTTCATCAGTCGCAAAAGATGGTGTCTGTTGCCACATGGTTCGATCGAGCCTCCATGTCGGCACCCATATTGATGCCCCGATGCATATGATCGCCGATGGAAAACCGCTTTCGGAAATTCCGATTGATCGTTTCATGGGACGAGGTTTTTTGATCGATGCCCGAGAAAAAACTAAGATTGATACTGACCTTTTGGAGAAATCATTGATCGAAAAGGGGGACATCCTCCTGATTCACACCGGTTTTGATCGGAAATTTGGTCAACCCGAATATTATGAAACATTTCCGCCAATCACAGAAAACTTTGCCCACCAAGTCGTTGAGCGTGGCGTAAAAATGGTAGGACTCGATTGCCCAAGTCCTGATTATCCTCCGTTTCTAACCCATAAGATTTTACTCGGCAAAGAAGTGCTGATTATCGAAAACATGACCGGTCTGGAGAATCTGATCGGTGTCAAAAATTTCGAAGTGATCGCACTTCCGGTTCGTTTTGAGTCAGATGGATCTCCAGCGAGGGTGGTCGCGAGGATTTCGTAG